A genomic segment from Spinacia oleracea cultivar Varoflay chromosome 3, BTI_SOV_V1, whole genome shotgun sequence encodes:
- the LOC110785383 gene encoding auxin-binding protein ABP19b-like, with protein sequence MQIMDAQKVIIIFSLFISLSCATNVVDFCVADLSFPVGPTGYPCRNPAKLTGDDFVYSGLTVAGNGSNIFKLATNVAFDVTFPALNGQGLSMLRADIGVGGVVPLHSHRVTELIYMVEGTMISGFINSDNKPYFKTLNKGDIMVIPQGSYHFAINTGKTPAIATATFSSANPGIHVVTTSIAGSNLRTDVIQKITLLDARQILQLKKIFGGSN encoded by the coding sequence ATGCAAATCATGGACGCACAAAAAGTTATCATCATCTTTTCCCTCTTTATTTCTCTATCATGTGCTACCAATGTGGTTGATTTTTGCGTAGCGGATCTCAGTTTTCCCGTTGGACCAACGGGATACCCTTGTAGAAATCCAGCTAAACTTACTGGAGATGATTTTGTTTATTCTGGTCTAACTGTTGCAGGTAACGGGTCAAACATTTTCAAACTCGCAACAAACGTAGCATTTGATGTGACATTCCCGGCTTTGAATGGTCAAGGGCTTTCCATGCTCCGAGCAGATATTGGTGTAGGTGGAGTTGTCCCACTCCACTCACATAGAGTAACGGAACTAATATATATGGTGGAAGGTACAATGATATCCGGTTTTATAAACTCGGATAACAAACCGTACTTTAAGACGTTGAATAAGGGAGATATTATGGTGATACCACAAGGATCTTACCATTTTGCCATTAACACCGGCAAAACTCCGGCAATTGCAACGGCTACATTTAGTAGTGCAAATCCAGGGATTCATGTTGTAACCACATCAATAGCTGGCAGCAACTTACGCACGGATGTTATTCAGAAGATCACTTTGTTAGATGCTAGGCAAATCCTTCAGTTGAAAAAGATCTTTGGTGGctccaattaa